One Tachysurus vachellii isolate PV-2020 chromosome 18, HZAU_Pvac_v1, whole genome shotgun sequence DNA segment encodes these proteins:
- the unc119.2 gene encoding protein unc-119 homolog B isoform X2: MDSEDENEHEMSFEKREESQEKENEAEDETREKDDEEDEEEEEERVDTMGQMEKMEDWNGFLLERTRGDEVVVDWKPGDPVTPQYVLTLAGYTQEDNIYNIRFSRFKIRDLERGSVILDLKRHCPTEIKDVRETEAGRFIQYHFTPSFLNLREIGATLEFTVGSKAVNRFRLIERHYFRELLLKTFDFEIGFCIPYSRNTCEHIYSLPDLDTHTIEEMIAHPFETRSDSFYFTNNKLIMHHKAEYSFCH; encoded by the exons ATGGATAGTGAGGACGAGAATGAGCATGAGATGTCTTTTGAAAAACGTGAGGAGAGTCAGGAGAAGGAGAATGAAGCAGAGGATGAGACAAGAGAGAAggatgatgaggaagatgaggaggaagaggaggagagagtagACACAATGGGACAGATGGAGAAAATGGAGGATTGGAACGGGTTTCTTTTAGAGAGGACCAGAGGTGACGAGGTGGTGGTGGACTGGAAGCCTGGTGACCCTGTGACACCTCAATACGTCCTCACGCTTGCGGGATACACACAGG AGGACAACATCTACAACATCCGCTTCTCCCGCTTCAAAATCCGAGACCTGGAGAGAGGATCCGTCATCCTGGATCTGAAACGACACTGTccaacag aaattAAAGATGTAAGAGAAACAGAAGCAGGACGTTTTATTCAGTATCATTTTACACCTTCATTTCTGAATCTGAGAGAAATCGGAGCCAC GCTTGAGTTTACAGTGGGCAGTAAAGCAGTGAACAGGTTCCGGCTCATTGAGAGACACTATTTCAGAGAGCTGCTGCTGAAGACCTTTGACTTTGAGATTGGTTTCTGCATCCCGTACAGCAGGAACACCTGCGAGCACATCTACAGCCTCCCagacctggacacacacacca TTGAAGAGATGATCGCTCATCCGTTCGAGACACGCTCGGACAGTTTCTACTTCACTAACAATAAGCTGATTATGCACCACAAAGCTGAGTACTCCTTCTGCCACTGA
- the unc119.2 gene encoding protein unc-119 homolog B isoform X1: MDSEDENEHEMSFEKREESQEKENEAEDETREKDDEEDEEEEEERVDTMGQMEKMEDWNGFLLERTRGDEVVVDWKPGDPVTPQYVLTLAGYTQDYLCSPEDNIYNIRFSRFKIRDLERGSVILDLKRHCPTEIKDVRETEAGRFIQYHFTPSFLNLREIGATLEFTVGSKAVNRFRLIERHYFRELLLKTFDFEIGFCIPYSRNTCEHIYSLPDLDTHTIEEMIAHPFETRSDSFYFTNNKLIMHHKAEYSFCH, from the exons ATGGATAGTGAGGACGAGAATGAGCATGAGATGTCTTTTGAAAAACGTGAGGAGAGTCAGGAGAAGGAGAATGAAGCAGAGGATGAGACAAGAGAGAAggatgatgaggaagatgaggaggaagaggaggagagagtagACACAATGGGACAGATGGAGAAAATGGAGGATTGGAACGGGTTTCTTTTAGAGAGGACCAGAGGTGACGAGGTGGTGGTGGACTGGAAGCCTGGTGACCCTGTGACACCTCAATACGTCCTCACGCTTGCGGGATACACACAGG ATTATCTGTGCTCTCCAGAGGACAACATCTACAACATCCGCTTCTCCCGCTTCAAAATCCGAGACCTGGAGAGAGGATCCGTCATCCTGGATCTGAAACGACACTGTccaacag aaattAAAGATGTAAGAGAAACAGAAGCAGGACGTTTTATTCAGTATCATTTTACACCTTCATTTCTGAATCTGAGAGAAATCGGAGCCAC GCTTGAGTTTACAGTGGGCAGTAAAGCAGTGAACAGGTTCCGGCTCATTGAGAGACACTATTTCAGAGAGCTGCTGCTGAAGACCTTTGACTTTGAGATTGGTTTCTGCATCCCGTACAGCAGGAACACCTGCGAGCACATCTACAGCCTCCCagacctggacacacacacca TTGAAGAGATGATCGCTCATCCGTTCGAGACACGCTCGGACAGTTTCTACTTCACTAACAATAAGCTGATTATGCACCACAAAGCTGAGTACTCCTTCTGCCACTGA
- the si:ch73-248e21.5 gene encoding mucin-2, protein MKKHAVSLTVWFAQVLTLCALHENHTDLLTRHELDVSTTTSQPRKFTTNQDVSTKTATMTTVTSAEELLSDGMRWELSAFTSSLEDGRRNNTISTSDHNIMSLTETTVSTNSTSVMTEETETGTSPESKSINIQDMTEITTSKTSVQLDHDVQTTTSASWTEDRTSDTDEANTTGGEVPLIYSTHQTDVTQSRGSYDTTDKSPAPSTAGTFLEILSTKQTPTDVTMNTATPAGTSGHINITAKQVHSTQVISDFTDKTEEPLVSNMDWKTEENTEDLTTTPGNMCNNTTCTTGRDEAWPINSEDIRSSNKTLLRNISTSETETPAGTSGTINTTATPGHSTQVPSRQHPTEESYSTENTEEPLVSTTKMMDWKTQENTEDLTTTQVTVYDDMTNTTWRAGAWPTNTQDTWSTNSTMLKNISISETETPLWTNCLSHGSSSRSRRVSNLVCFITLWTLGMVASIFLGLTVFLWVRLSIVRKRASGRGWRDRTAKEKESLWAEPDSSNKERVEFWYAKGATAEEDKRRNRARRVRTRKDEEEDMDMWIQPKVTMKDITEFWYANGRVRNDEESQCEANEE, encoded by the coding sequence ATGAAGAAGCACGCCGTGTCTCTAACTGTCTGGTTTGCTCAGGTTTTAACTCTCTGCGCTCTTCATGAAAACCACACAGACCTTCTGACCAGACATGAGCTGGACGTCTCCACAACAACCTCACAACCAAGAAAATTCACGACAAACCAAGACGTCAGTACAAAAACAGCAACGATGACCACAGTTACGTCAGCAGAGGAACTGCTGTCAGATGGGATGAGATGGGAGCTGAGCGCCTTTACGAGCTCGCTGGAGGATGGCAGAAGAAACAACACCATCAGCACCTCTGACCACAACATCATGAGTCTCACAGAGACGACCGTCTCTACAAACAGCACAAGTGTCATGActgaagaaacagaaacaggaacCAGCCCTGAAAGCAAGAGTATAAACATACAGGACATGACTGAGATCACAACATCCAAAACATCCGTCCAGCTGGACCATGATGTCCAAACAACAACATCTGCAAGTTGGACAGAAGATAGAACAAGTGATACTGATGAAGCAAACACCACCGGTGGGGAGGTGCCTCTGATTTACTCAACACACCAAACTGATGTAACACAATCTAGAGGAAGTTATGACACAACAGACAAAAGTCCAGCTCCATCTACAGCAGGAACCTTTCTGGAGATACtttctacaaaacaaacacctaCAGATGTCACCATGAACACTGCCACACCTGCAGGAACATCCGGACATATCAACATAACAGCAAAGCAGGTCCATTCTACACAAGTAATCAGCGATTTCACAGACAAAACAGAGGAACCCCTGGTGTCTAATATGGACTGGAAAACAGAGGAGAACACAGAAGATCTCACAACAACTCCAggaaacatgtgcaataacacaACATGTACAACTGGGAGAGATGAAGCATGGCCCATAAACTCAGAAGACATCAGGAGTAGCAACAAAACCTTGCTCAGAAACATCTCCacatcagagacagagacacctGCAGGAACATCAGGAACAATCAATACAACAGCAACACCAGGTCATTCTACACAAGTCCCAAGCAGACAACACCCCACAGAGGAGAGTTACtccacagagaacacagaggaaCCCCTGGTGTCTACTACTAAGATGATGGACTGGAAAACGCAGGAGAACACAGAAGATCTCACAACAACTCAAGTGACTGTGTATGATGACATGACAAATACAACTTGGAGAGCTGGAGCATGGCCTACAAACACTCAGGACACCTGGAGCACCAACAGCACCATGCTCAAGAACATCTCCatatcagagacagagacaccacTCTGGACAAACTGCCTCAGCCACGGTTCGTCATCTCGGTCTCGACGGGTCTCGAACCTGGTCTGTTTCATCACACTGTGGACTCTCGGGATGGTAGCATCCATCTTCCTGGGCCTCACCGTGTTCCTGTGGGTGCGTCTGTCTATCGTAAGAAAGAGGGCAAGTGGACGAGGATGGAGGGACAGAACAGCAAAGGAGAAAGAGAGCCTGTGGGCGGAGCCAGACTCGTCCAACAAGGAGAGAGTGGAGTTCTGGTATGCCAAAGGAGCCACGGCGGAGGAGGACAAGAGAAGAAACAGAGCAAGGCGAGTGAGGACGAGgaaggatgaagaggaggacaTGGACATGTGGATTCAGCCAAAGGTGACGATGAAGGACATAACAGAGTTTTGGTACGCAAATGGGAGAGTGAGAAACGACGAGGAGTCACAATGTGAAGCCAACGAGGAATGA
- the si:ch73-248e21.7 gene encoding mucin-2: MYLLFITLVFSLAFGPDVMLLKAQDANTDPMSVMQSVSSLVTETNPGINLNASELTNNSLITEAEKVKTSEEHMMPTQELLTSSELLTTAESTAIFVHNTMKTYDLSSPADPYRLTTNSMQDENTAIITITEPLQTPSPSPTIPLQTSMSTKPEVSTPTTVEVETTDTSPNNTPTPTPTTMSTPTPTPTTMSTPTPTTTPTTTPTTTPTITPTTMPNTTPTITPTFMPTTTPTITPNFMPTTTTQEPSMLTSLNSAHPREISSTNTAHTEGDKKGATWLIIAVIALVIFCILTTLCVMAIVIKRRRQSGQQNFGYMKGQRSKKKKDTEDDVWAGPVKLGGRDCEGPEDVEAQGEEKKTDGVEVTGLSTFSTLEENGGVGRPGSPEVKHWEEKEPLLFIDEEGKEKRNEAGKREDADAEAAAGKTNKKEAEPNGGETFCLTTAV, encoded by the coding sequence ATGTACCTTCTATTTATTACTTTGGTCTTCTCGCTGGCTTTTGGACCAGATGTCATGCTCCTGAAGGCACAGGATGCAAACACTGATCCCATGAGTGTGATGCAGAGTGTCTCCTCACTGGTGACAGAAACGAACCCAGGTATAAACCTTAATGCATCTGAGCTCACCAACAACAGTCTTATAACTGAGgctgaaaaagtaaaaacatcagAAGAACATATGATGCCCACTCAGGAGCTTCTGACCTCTTCAGAACTTCTGACCACTGCAGAGTCTACAGCCATTTTTGTACACAACACCATGAAGACATATGACCTCTCCTCTCCAGCTGATCCTTACAGACTTACCACTAACTCCATGCAGGATGAGAACACGGCGATCATCACCATCACAGAGCCTCTTCAGACACCATCACCATCTCCAACCATTCCTCTTCAAACATCCATGAGCACAAAACCAGAAGTTTCTACACCTACAACAGTGGAGGTGGAGACTACTGACACCTCACCAAATAACACTcctacccccacccccacaacCATGTctacccccacccccacccccacaacCATGTctacccccacccccaccaccacacCCACCACCACgcccaccaccacccccaccaTCACACCCACTACCATGCCCAACACCACCCCCACAATCACACCCACCTTCATgcccaccaccacccccaccaTCACACCCAACTTCAtgcccaccaccaccacccaagAGCCGTCCATGCTCACATCCCTTAATAGTGCACACCCCAGGGAGATATCATCCACCAACACTGCCCATACTGAAGGGGATAAAAAAGGAGCTACCTGGCTAATCATTGCTGTCATAGCGCTGGTCATCTTCTGCATATTAACCACTCTGTGCGTCATGGCCATCGTCATCAAGCGCAGGAGGCAAAGTGGTCAGCAGAACTTTGGGTACATGAAGGGACAAAGGtccaagaagaaaaaagacacagaggATGATGTCTGGGCGGGGCCTGTAAAATTAGGAGGCAGAGATTGCGAAGGTCCAGAGGACGTTGAGGCacaaggagaggagaagaagacaGATGGAGTGGAGGTGACGGGGCTCAGCACATTCTCGACGCTGGAGGAGAATGGAGGCGTGGGACGACCGGGGTCACCTGAGGTCAAGCACTGGGAGGAGAAAGAGCCTCTGCTGTTCATCGACGAGGAagggaaggagaaaagaaatgagGCAGGAAAGCGCGAGGATGCAGATGCTGAAGCAGCAGCAGGAAAGACAAACAAGAAGGAGGCGGAGCCTAATGGAGGAGAAACTTTTTGTCTCACCACCGCAGTGTGA